A region from the Leucoraja erinacea ecotype New England chromosome 18, Leri_hhj_1, whole genome shotgun sequence genome encodes:
- the LOC129705891 gene encoding tetraspanin-18-like: MTVKMGSFERMRNVMIAFSVLISLSGTGLLAIACLLLLYPTGPGGALSISNALFIGTIYAVALSVVLLVLGILGSIAAFRESRCLLMVCFLLILLMCMVELAAGIAAFLFRDHLTKLYFEEELRGYYMGANTTDPYTKSCDSIMIRFECCGVNGPRDFLYVIHFVVLNPHSNVPEACCKRYEATKNGIIRDVKKCISGEAEFMNSQGCFDVLGPKVEMILYLTGGLSIWILIIQICVMIFAIWLFQRA, translated from the exons ATGACTGTTAAGATGGGAAGTTTTGAACGCATGAGGAATGTGATGATAGCTTTCAGTGTCCTGATCTCA CTGAGTGGAACCGGCCTGCTTGCAATAGCATGCTTGTTATTGCTTTACCCCACGGGACCTGGCGGCGCACTGTCAATCAGCAATGCCCTCTTCATTGGGACAATTTACGCCGTAGccttatctgttgtgctgcttgtTCTTGGAATTCTCGGCAGTATTGCTGCTTTCCGGGAGAGCAGATGCCTTCTCATGGTT TGTTTCTTGCTCATTCTGCTGATGTGCATGGTGGAGCTTGCTGCTGGAATTGCCGCGTTTCTCTTCAGAGATCAT TTAACAAAGTTGTATTTTGAGGAAGAGCTGAGAGGTTACTATATGGGAGCCAACACCACAGATCCTTACACAAAAAGCTGCGACTCCATCATGATCAGG TTTGAGTGCTGTGGGGTGAATGGGCCACGGGATTTCCTTTACGTCatacatttcgttgtactcaaCCCTCACTCCAACGTGCCAGAGGCTTGTTGCAAAAGATACGAAGCCACAAAGAATGGAATCATACGCGATgtaaagaaatgcatctctggtgAAGCTGAATTTATGAACTCTCAG GGCTGCTTCGATGTACTTGGGCCTAAAGTGGAGATGATTCTTTACCTGACTGGAGGTCTGTCTATTTGGATCTTAATAATTCAG ATCTGCGTGATGATCTTTGCAATCTGGCTGTTCCAACGAGCGTAG